A portion of the Carassius carassius chromosome 42, fCarCar2.1, whole genome shotgun sequence genome contains these proteins:
- the LOC132123793 gene encoding eyes absent homolog 1 isoform X4 yields the protein MEMQDLASPHSRVSGSSESPNGPNLDNSHINNNSMTPNGTEGDNITMLTTADWLLSSSSQSAAVKTEPMSSSEIATSVADGSLDSFSGSAIGTSGFSPRQTHQFSPQIYPSNRPYPHILPTPSAQNMATYGQTQYTTGMQQAAAYGTYPQPGQPYGITAYGPLWAGIKTEGGLTQAQSPGQSGFLSYSSSFSTPQTGQAPYSYQMQGSTFTTTSGLYAGNNSLTNSTGFNSTQQDYPSYPAFGQSQYAQYYNSSPYTSPYMTSNNTSPTTPSTTATYTLQEPPSGITSQALSEQPAAEYSTIHSPSTPIKDSDSDRLRRASDGKSRGRGRRNNNPSPPPDSDLERVFIWDLDETIIVFHSLLTGSYANRFGRDPPTSVSLGLRMEEMIFNLADTHFFFNDLEECDQVHIDDVSSDDNGQDLSTYNFSTDGFHAAATSANLCLATGVRGGVDWMRKLAFRYRRVKEIYTTYKNNVGGLLGPAKREAWLQLRAEIEALTDSWLTLALKALTLIHSRSNCVNILVTTTQLIPALAKVLLYGLGVVFPIENIYSATKIGKESCFERVIQRFGRKVVYVVVGDGVEEEQGSKKHNMPFWRISSHSDLMALHHALDLEYL from the exons ATGGAAATGCAGGATCTAGCTAGTCCACACAGCCGAGTAAGTGGAAGCAGTGAGTCCCCAAACGGTCCCAACCTCGACAACTCGCATATAAATAACAATTCCATGACACCAAATGGCACTGAAG GTGATAACATCACTATGCTTACCACAGCTGACTGGTTGTTAAGTTCTAGTTCACAGTCCGCTGCAG TTAAAACAGAGCCAATGAGCAGCAGTGAAATCGCCACCTCTGTAGCAGACGGCTCTCTAGACAGCTTCTCAGGATCAG CCATTGGAACCAGTGGCTTCAGCCCAAGACAAACTCACCAGTTCTCTCCCCAGATTTACCCTTCCAA TAGACCCTATCCACACATTCTTCCGACTCCTTCCGCCCAAAATATGGCCACGTACGGACAGACGCAGTACACCACAGGAATGCAGCAGGCTGCTGCCTATGGCACGTACCCTCAGCCAGGCCAGCCCTATGGGATTACAGCCTATG GTCCATTGTGGGCAGGCATCAAGACAGAGGGCGGACTGACCCAGGCTCAGTCTCCAGGCCAGAGCGGCTTCCTCAGCTACAGTTCCAGCTTCTCCACGCCTCAGACGGGACAAGCACCATACAGTTACCAGATGCAAG GAAGCACTTTTACAACAACTTCAGGGCTGTACGCTGGAAACAATTCCCTCACAAACTCAACTGGATTCAATAGTACACAACAG GACTACCCCTCCTACCCAGCTTTTGGCCAGAGTCAGTATGCGCAGTATTACAACAGTAGCCCTTACACTTCTCCATACATGACCAGTAACAACACCAGCCCCACCACACCCTCCACCACTGCCACCTACACCCTACAGGAGCCTCCATCAGGGATCACCAGCCAGGCCCTCTCAGAGCAACCGGCAG CAGAGTACAGTACAATCCACAGTCCATCAACCCCCATTAAAGATTCAGATTCAGATCGATTGCGTCGGGCTTCAGATGGAAAGTCACGTGGCCGGGGAAGGAGGAACAATAACCCATCCCCACCTCCCGACTCTGACCTTGAG CGAGTGTTCATTTGGGACTTGGATGAAACAATCATCGTTTTCCATTCCTTGCTCACGGGGTCTTACGCCAACAGATTCGGAAGG gatCCACCAACATCGGTGTCATTGGGACTAAGAATGGAAGAGATGATCTTCAACTTGGCTGACACACATTTCTTCTTCAATGATTTGGAA GAATGCGATCAGGTCCACATCGATGATGTATCGTCGGATGACAACGGGCAAGATCTAAG TACATATAATTTTAGCACAGACGGATTCCACGCTGCTGCCACTAGTGCCAATCTGTGTCTGGCCACCGGCGTACGAGGAGGTGTGGACTGGATGAGAAAGCTCGCCTTCCGCTACAGACGAGTAAAAGAAATTTACACCACCTATAAAAATAACGTCGGAG GTCTCCTTGGCCCAGCCAAAAGGGAAGCATGGTTGCAATTGCGAGCAGAAATTGAAGCCCTGACTGACTCCTGGTTAACACTGGCACTGAAAGCACTAACATTAATCCACTCAAG ATCAAACTGTGTGAACATCTTAGTGACCACAACACAGCTCATACCTGCCCTCGCCAAGGTCCTCCTGTATGGACTGGGAGTAGTATTTCCAATTGAAAACATTTATAGCGCCACGAAAATAG GAAAAGAGAGCTGCTTCGAGAGAGTAATCCAGAGGTTCGGGAGGAAAGTTGTTTATGTGGTGGTGGGGGATGGCGTGGAGGAGGAGCAAGGGTCGAAAAAG CACAACATGCCTTTCTGGCGGATCTCTAGTCACTCTGACCTCATGGCCCTGCACCACGCTCTGGACCTGGAGTACTTGTAG
- the LOC132123793 gene encoding eyes absent homolog 1 isoform X8: protein MSSSEIATSVADGSLDSFSGSAIGTSGFSPRQTHQFSPQIYPSNRPYPHILPTPSAQNMATYGQTQYTTGMQQAAAYGTYPQPGQPYGITAYGPLWAGIKTEGGLTQAQSPGQSGFLSYSSSFSTPQTGQAPYSYQMQGSTFTTTSGLYAGNNSLTNSTGFNSTQQDYPSYPAFGQSQYAQYYNSSPYTSPYMTSNNTSPTTPSTTATYTLQEPPSGITSQALSEQPAAEYSTIHSPSTPIKDSDSDRLRRASDGKSRGRGRRNNNPSPPPDSDLERVFIWDLDETIIVFHSLLTGSYANRFGRDPPTSVSLGLRMEEMIFNLADTHFFFNDLEECDQVHIDDVSSDDNGQDLSTYNFSTDGFHAAATSANLCLATGVRGGVDWMRKLAFRYRRVKEIYTTYKNNVGGLLGPAKREAWLQLRAEIEALTDSWLTLALKALTLIHSRSNCVNILVTTTQLIPALAKVLLYGLGVVFPIENIYSATKIGKESCFERVIQRFGRKVVYVVVGDGVEEEQGSKKHNMPFWRISSHSDLMALHHALDLEYL, encoded by the exons ATGAGCAGCAGTGAAATCGCCACCTCTGTAGCAGACGGCTCTCTAGACAGCTTCTCAGGATCAG CCATTGGAACCAGTGGCTTCAGCCCAAGACAAACTCACCAGTTCTCTCCCCAGATTTACCCTTCCAA TAGACCCTATCCACACATTCTTCCGACTCCTTCCGCCCAAAATATGGCCACGTACGGACAGACGCAGTACACCACAGGAATGCAGCAGGCTGCTGCCTATGGCACGTACCCTCAGCCAGGCCAGCCCTATGGGATTACAGCCTATG GTCCATTGTGGGCAGGCATCAAGACAGAGGGCGGACTGACCCAGGCTCAGTCTCCAGGCCAGAGCGGCTTCCTCAGCTACAGTTCCAGCTTCTCCACGCCTCAGACGGGACAAGCACCATACAGTTACCAGATGCAAG GAAGCACTTTTACAACAACTTCAGGGCTGTACGCTGGAAACAATTCCCTCACAAACTCAACTGGATTCAATAGTACACAACAG GACTACCCCTCCTACCCAGCTTTTGGCCAGAGTCAGTATGCGCAGTATTACAACAGTAGCCCTTACACTTCTCCATACATGACCAGTAACAACACCAGCCCCACCACACCCTCCACCACTGCCACCTACACCCTACAGGAGCCTCCATCAGGGATCACCAGCCAGGCCCTCTCAGAGCAACCGGCAG CAGAGTACAGTACAATCCACAGTCCATCAACCCCCATTAAAGATTCAGATTCAGATCGATTGCGTCGGGCTTCAGATGGAAAGTCACGTGGCCGGGGAAGGAGGAACAATAACCCATCCCCACCTCCCGACTCTGACCTTGAG CGAGTGTTCATTTGGGACTTGGATGAAACAATCATCGTTTTCCATTCCTTGCTCACGGGGTCTTACGCCAACAGATTCGGAAGG gatCCACCAACATCGGTGTCATTGGGACTAAGAATGGAAGAGATGATCTTCAACTTGGCTGACACACATTTCTTCTTCAATGATTTGGAA GAATGCGATCAGGTCCACATCGATGATGTATCGTCGGATGACAACGGGCAAGATCTAAG TACATATAATTTTAGCACAGACGGATTCCACGCTGCTGCCACTAGTGCCAATCTGTGTCTGGCCACCGGCGTACGAGGAGGTGTGGACTGGATGAGAAAGCTCGCCTTCCGCTACAGACGAGTAAAAGAAATTTACACCACCTATAAAAATAACGTCGGAG GTCTCCTTGGCCCAGCCAAAAGGGAAGCATGGTTGCAATTGCGAGCAGAAATTGAAGCCCTGACTGACTCCTGGTTAACACTGGCACTGAAAGCACTAACATTAATCCACTCAAG ATCAAACTGTGTGAACATCTTAGTGACCACAACACAGCTCATACCTGCCCTCGCCAAGGTCCTCCTGTATGGACTGGGAGTAGTATTTCCAATTGAAAACATTTATAGCGCCACGAAAATAG GAAAAGAGAGCTGCTTCGAGAGAGTAATCCAGAGGTTCGGGAGGAAAGTTGTTTATGTGGTGGTGGGGGATGGCGTGGAGGAGGAGCAAGGGTCGAAAAAG CACAACATGCCTTTCTGGCGGATCTCTAGTCACTCTGACCTCATGGCCCTGCACCACGCTCTGGACCTGGAGTACTTGTAG